A single window of Liolophura sinensis isolate JHLJ2023 chromosome 6, CUHK_Ljap_v2, whole genome shotgun sequence DNA harbors:
- the LOC135467408 gene encoding thyrotropin-releasing hormone receptor-like: MYPPPEDQFEWIPDAEFPDHVSIALFVTAIIVISIGIVGNLGVLLVVARTPDMRTPMYLCLSSLSVSDIFVLLILPIIPLTRLLINMETNLGVVICYMMSVFDKSSLTCSVLIVLFISVERLIVVYRPLRAGQFITTKRTAISLTIIWLFSYAVNAGFITMTEYHQRVINGTHQEECAFFSLQPWQDPYFTAMICIFFFLPLIAIIVLNGFIIKRVAMDPPSDSSASEGTTVARRARRQAVVMIFIIVVLFIVCIAPFQVLVMIEIYGSDLLAPLTEVQWQALIWCSRFTTYINSAANPIVYNIVSSKFRAAMLKSLTCGKNKNTNASRIESASRSTIFTT, translated from the exons ATGTATCCACCACCTGAAGATCAATTTGAATGGATACCAGATGCAGAATTTCCTGATCACGTCAGCATCGCCCTGTTTGTTACAGCTATCATTGTCATCAGCATTGGAATTGTGGGTAATCTGGGTGTTCTGCTGGTGGTTGctaggacaccagacatgcgcACCCCGATGTACCTTTGTCTTTCAAGTCTTAGTGTTTCCGATATCTTCGTTCTGTTGATCCTTCCCATAATTCCTTTGACCCGGCTTCTCATAAACATGGAAACAAACCTGGGTGTTGTGATAT GTTACATGATGAGTGTCTTCGACAAAAGCTCACTGACATGCTCAGTTCTGATCGTCCTCTTCATCAGTGTGGAGCGACTCATCGTCGTCTACAGGCCGCTGAGGGCCGGACAATTCATAACCACCAAGAGAACTGCCATAAGTCTCACGATCATCTGGCTCTTCTCCTACGCCGTCAACGCCGGCTTCATCACCATGACGGAGTATCATCAGAGAGTTATCAATGGAACACATCAAGAAGAGTGTGCTTTTTTCTCCCTTCAGCCTTGGCAAGACCCATACTTCACGGCAATGATCTGTATCTTTTTTTTCCTGCCGCTCATCGCTATCATCGTGCTCAACGGCTTCATTATTAAACGCGTGGCCATGGACCCGCCTTCTGACTCCTCCGCCAGCGAGGGCACCACCGTTGCGCGAAGAGCCAGACGCCAAGCAGTCGTCATGATCTTTATCATTGTTGTTCTCTTCATCGTTTGCATCGCTCCTTTCCAGGTGCTGGTTATGATTGAGATTTACGGTTCCGATTTACTGGCCCCCTTGACGGAGGTGCAGTGGCAGGCGCTGATTTGGTGCAGCCGATTCACGACGTACATCAACAGTGCCGCTAACCCCATCGTCTACAACATCGTCTCGTCCAAGTTCCGCGCCGCCATGTTGAAATCCTTGACGTGTGGCaagaataaaaacaccaatgctTCGAGAATTGAGTCGGCGTCTCGGTCAACCATATTTACCACTTGA